AGCCACCACTTGCGACTTGCGAGatgtgtttatttttgccGAGACGGGGCTATTCTGATTTTGTCCTTTTTGGTCCTTGTGAGTTGTGATGACACACGTATGACGTAACCATGCCATTTCTTCCTAAATTCAAAACCAAGTGTAATTCCTATGCTACGTTTGCGTGCTACGGGGTATAAATTAACTTCACGTGTGAATTCTAAATTTAAGAGTGATGTTTAATTATTCATGATTTATTAGGGTTCCGACAATAATGATGGTAGGTCTAGTAAAGCCCTACGAAAATGAGGGTggaggcaggaggaggttCTATCTTGTGCACACAAGTTCGAGCCACAACCATTGTACCCAAGTTTAAAAATACTCGATCCGTCTTTAAACATAGAGGAAGTCGCATTGGCAGCCCATCAATTTGGTAGGCGAGCACATCTTAGTCCAATATCTTGAAAACAAATCATAAGTACACCTAAACTTGGCTCGCGGTCATGCCTGACGTTGTTTAGCATAATCCTGATGATGTGGCGCGCGGgatactttctttttttttagcatgtttACTTTTGCAAATCCACACCTGAGGAGGAGTTTCTTCTttcccaactccaagcccaaaTTCCCCTTCcgagcagccgccgccgatgatCAGCACCTCATGTTCGTCTCAGATTCGTCGCAGCAGTGGGGTGGGAGATGAGGAGTCATTTGGTACCGCTGAATTGAAAGGAGCAAGACGGGAAGGGTTGTTGTGAAAAAATAGTTGCCATGTGCTGTTGTATGGCATCcaggagagagaaaaggttggagaggaaattggaaaaatttcaagtcgtgaacatggaaaaaaaattcccacACGCCACGTCATTGAAATTATGCTCAAAAACGTCATTTGGACCTAAAGTGTGCCCACGAGCAATAAGGGCACTGACGATTGGTTTTCAAgttttttggactaaagtgtgcCTGACTGCCTAGTTGTTGGATCTCCGATGAAATTTgctcctaaatataagatggaGTTTGACTTGGaacaaaattagaacatcCTATATTTGGAAACGGAGGTGGTACTTGTTAAAAGTTGTCACAATTCTGAAATTTGTTGACAGCACAAATACTACATATATCTACCACGCCACAATATTTGACATCCAAATTTGGGTATGTCATAACgtattttatcttcttttttatttctggaGTTCTAGGTTGAATTTGGAAGTGGAAATTTGTAGCATGGTAGATTTATGGTGTGTCAAAGTACTTAAttgttttcagaatttttgaCCAGAGCAAGTATTTCCAAGCTTGAGTGCACTGGTTTGCATCACcaaaaatatgttttgataatGTAAACGGATCCAATTCTATTTTCCTAGAGCCACAAGAATCGTTGAAGGACCAAAATTTCCAGGTCACGAGAGAATTGCACCCCGCTCCCACTGCCTAGACATCTGGTCTCAAACATTTACCCCCTCCTACGGTCCTACCATTTTCCCTTTTAGAGCGCTCACAGCTCACTGCATGGGAAGTTAGAAAGTTCTCAGCGTAAACTCCTTCCATGTAATTACATTTTATATTAACCACGAGTAAGTTACATGTGGTGCACCAAAAAAAATCCGGCGAGTGAAGTAGAATTAGTTTACACCAAGAATCGAAAATATGAACATCTTACAACAACAAATTCCAAACCCTATAAAGCTACGCGGATTCAGACCGGGACAGCTGCCTGTGGTGCTGGAGGAACCTGGTTCTCGACGGGGATCTCCGTGAACTCAGAAAGGATCGCCCGGAACTCGTCACCACTCAATGTCTCCTTTTCGAGGAGCACCTCTACGATCTTGTCCATGGCCACACGGTTCTCCCTGATTTGTTTCAAAGCGATCTCGTAGGCCCGATCCGACAACTCCTTCACAGCTGAATCGATGTCCAGCGCGAGCTTCTCAGACATGGAGTTCCTCGCCATCATTCTCATGATGACATCCCCGCTCTGCGATGCGTCCATCAGAGACCATGGGCCAATCTCGGACATGCCAAATGTAACCACCATCTGCAAAAGCATCGTGGTCAGTACAATCGGCAACGAGGGTGGTTTGAGCCCAGATGTTTAGACAAATTAGAAGCATCTCCAGCACATGAACATGCAGCATACAAAAGGAGTATACCTGCTTGGCTAAGCCGGTGATCTGCTGCAAGTCACCGGCAGCTCCAGTGGTGACCTCAGGCTCACCAAATATGATCTCCTCAGCAGCTCTACCTCCAAGGCCGCCAACAATTCTGGCAAATAGTTGCTGCCTAGAGATGAGCGTCGGGTCATCCATTGGAATGAACCAGGTGAGCCCACGAGCTTGACCCCTTGGAACTAAGGTAACCTTTTGGACGGGGTCATGGCCAGGCGTCAAAGTTCTGCAAAGAGTAACATTTTCAGATATGAATCAGCTTGTCAGAAACTTGACATGGAAGTAATAAACAAAGAACAGACGGATACCTAAAGCCACAAGCATACAACATTGTTTTGAGGAAAATTATGTACAAAAAAGCCTCTTAATACACCCAACTGATGGGTGGTACATGCAAAAGGAGGTTGGAGAATCTTTGCTAGAGTAAATGCTCTGCAGTCCCACCAGACCATTTCAGACCATATGAATATGTTCATGTACCTTAGGAATAGTTTTTAAATGCACTAGAGGAGATGCTGAGAAATCTATCAAATCCTAATATAACCCAATTCTAATGTGGTGTCAATAAAATAGGAGATTAACAGAGATGAGATTATCTCTTACCCGCAGACTGCATGCCCAACTTCATGGTAAGCAACAAGGCTTTTGCTCTTCCCATCTGTCATGACAGTTCCTTCCATACCAGCCACTATTCTATCAATGGAATCATCAATCTCTTTTGAGGAAATTCCTGTCCTCCCACGTCGGCCTGCTAATATGGCTGCTTCATTCAGAAGATTTGCCAAGTCTGCTCCACTAAATCCAGGTGTCCTCATTGCTATGACCTCAAGAGAAACATCGGGATCAAATTTCTTGTTGCTACCATGTACCTTTAGAATCTCTGTCCTTCCACGTACATCAGGAACATCAACACTCACCTGTGGAACAAGTTACATGGTATACAAAAAAGTTAAGGAAGGTCTTGAATATTTTAAAACAGGTTTTAGATGATTCTAACTTTTAAGATACTGGAAAATATAACTCAACCTCTGAACTACATGTATCAAGTTACAAGCACCTGAGAAGTGAGAACTTCAATAAAGGCAGAAGAAATGAGATAAATACTGTAGCAGGAACATTTTCCTTAATTTAGTTGCAGTGGTATGAAAATACAAATAGAATCCAAACAGATGTTAACCTTTAGAAAAGAGCGGGTAGAAACTAACCTGTCTGTCAAAACGTCCAGGTCTAAGTAAAGCAGAGTCCAAGATGTCAGCCCTGTTGGTGGCAGCAACAACAATTATTCCAGTGTTACCCTCAAACCCATCCATCTCAGTCAATAGCTGATTGAGTGTTTGCTCCCTTTCATCATTCCCACCACCAATACCTGTTCCTCTTTGCCTTCCAACAGCATCAATTTCATCAACAAATACTATGCAGGGAGCAttctccttggccttcttgAAAAGATCACGAACCCGGGAGGCACCAACACCAACAAACATCTCCACAAACTCAGATCCCGATATTGAAAAAAATGGCACTCCGGCTTCTCCTGCAATTGCCTTGGCAAGCAAAGTCTTACCAGTTCCAGGAGGACCAATAAGTAGCACGCCCTTAGGAATGCGAGCACCGACAGCGGTGAACCTCTCTGGTTTCTTCAAGAACTCGACCACTTCCATGAAGTCTTGCTTTGCTTCATCGACACCAGCAACATCATCAAATGTA
This is a stretch of genomic DNA from Brachypodium distachyon strain Bd21 chromosome 1, Brachypodium_distachyon_v3.0, whole genome shotgun sequence. It encodes these proteins:
- the LOC100832622 gene encoding ATP-dependent zinc metalloprotease FTSH 2, chloroplastic, encoding MAPPSMSLAAKGVLPFAALPSVGVSQRPVSVTASLEHKTSDAKRKFLKLALGGVGLPALLGAKKALADDQGVSSSRMSYSRFLEYLDKDRVKKVDLFENGTIAIVEAISPELGNRVQRVRVQLPGLSQELLQKLREKNIDFAAHNNQEESGSLLFNLIGNLAFPLILIGGLFLLSRRGSGGMGGPNGPGFPLGFGQSKAKFQMEPNTGVTFDDVAGVDEAKQDFMEVVEFLKKPERFTAVGARIPKGVLLIGPPGTGKTLLAKAIAGEAGVPFFSISGSEFVEMFVGVGASRVRDLFKKAKENAPCIVFVDEIDAVGRQRGTGIGGGNDEREQTLNQLLTEMDGFEGNTGIIVVAATNRADILDSALLRPGRFDRQVSVDVPDVRGRTEILKVHGSNKKFDPDVSLEVIAMRTPGFSGADLANLLNEAAILAGRRGRTGISSKEIDDSIDRIVAGMEGTVMTDGKSKSLVAYHEVGHAVCGTLTPGHDPVQKVTLVPRGQARGLTWFIPMDDPTLISRQQLFARIVGGLGGRAAEEIIFGEPEVTTGAAGDLQQITGLAKQMVVTFGMSEIGPWSLMDASQSGDVIMRMMARNSMSEKLALDIDSAVKELSDRAYEIALKQIRENRVAMDKIVEVLLEKETLSGDEFRAILSEFTEIPVENQVPPAPQAAVPV